A window of the Tripterygium wilfordii isolate XIE 37 chromosome 12, ASM1340144v1, whole genome shotgun sequence genome harbors these coding sequences:
- the LOC120011226 gene encoding probable adenylate kinase 7, mitochondrial — protein sequence MAGMSRLGAAVASPIRIIRSGIELLSTRRCYGSALAVQYDYCDEEEDHDNVWERKPWPESSVGSESGRGVQWVMIGEPGAKKHVYADRLSKLLEVPHISMGSLVRKELNRRSSLYKKIAHALNEGKLVPEDVIFELLTKRLEEGYCKGETGFILEGIPRTRIQAEIVHQITDIDLVVNFKWKTSALSENFSPCQELFGIGNTECTTSNLANAWKEKIRIYAEQAKPLEDYYRKQKKLLDFQVAGAPGETWQGLLAALHLQHMNAVPS from the exons ATGGCTGGAATGAGCCGACTGGGGGCAGCAGTTGCATCGCCAATTCGAATCATACGCAGCGGGATTGAGCTTCTCTCCACGCGTCGGTGCTACGGCTCTGCGTTGGCGGTCCAATACGATTACTGCGACGAGGAGGAGGATCACGATAATGTGTGGGAGCGGAAGCCGTGGCCGGAGTCTTCGGTTGGGTCGGAGTCGGGCAGGGGAGTTCAGTGGGTGATGATTGGAGAACCGGGAGCTAAGAAGCACGTGTACGCAGATAGGCTGTCAAAGCTTCTGGAAGTTCCTCACATTTCTATGGGTTCCCTTGTTCGAAAAGAGCTTAATCGGCGCTCTTCTCTTTACAAGAAG ATAGCACATGCTCTTAATGAAGGAAAGCTTGTTCCAGAGGATGTGATTTTTGAGTTGTTGACAAAGAGGCTGGAAGAAGGGTACTGCAAAGGTGAAACAGGGTTCATTCTGGAAGGCATTCCCCGAACTAGGATCCAGGCT GAAATAGTTCACCAAATTACTGATATTGATCTAGTTGtgaattttaaatggaaaaCAAGTGCTTTGAGTGAAAACTTCTCTCCTTGCCAAGAACTTTTTGGGATCGGCAACACTGAATGCACCACCTCTAATCTTGCAAATGCCTGGAAAGAAAAAATACGCATCTATGCGGAGCAG GCCAAGCCATTGGAAGATTACTACAGGAAACAAAAGAAACTTCTTGATTTTCAAGTGGCAGGGGCACCTGGAGAAACCTGGCAAGGGCTTTTAGCTGCATTACATCTCCAACATATGAATGCCGTTCCTTCCTAA
- the LOC120010529 gene encoding uncharacterized protein LOC120010529, which translates to MPYGVPKFMDFLYNTIFLGILMTVRNWIHATLARPVLADVHTIDTAIILWQTLQQRYRDVSMARQLELRQHFHSFRKESLSPDVYCRDLKSLADQLRDLNISIAETDLIAQALAGLDSDYKDFVTMVANLETTITYQNFRCRLVAYDDRRLRMDSLISSPNEHKALTTAAIPPSNSIAPISNYRSCGSGSRGRGRSGRGGGRYFSTGRGGSSSS; encoded by the exons ATGCCTTATGGCGTACCCAAATTCATGGACTTCCTTTACAATACGATCTTCTTGGGTATATTGATG ACTGTGCGTAACTGGATTCATGCTACTCTGGCACGTCCAGTCCTTGCAGATGTTCACACTATTGACACTGCTATTATTCTTTGGCAAACTTTACAACAACGATATCGAGATGTCTCCATGGCCCGACAACTGGAGTTACGTCAACATTTTCACTCTTTTCGTAAAGAGTCCTTATCGCCTGATGTTTACTGTCGCGATCTCAAGTCTTTGGCGGATCAGTTACGTGATCTAAATATTTCTATAGCTGAGACGGATTTAATTGCACAAGCTTTGGCTGGTCTTGACTCTGATTATAAAGATTTTGTAACCATGGTTGCTAATTTGGAGACTACTATTACGTATCAGAATTTTCGGTGCCGACTTGTTGCATATGATGATCGTCGTCTACGTATGGACTCTCTTATTTCGTCTCCTAATGAACATAAAGCTTTAACTACAGCTGCTATCCCTCCATCAAACTCTATTGCTCCTATTTCAAATTATAGGAGTTGTGGGAGTGGTAGTAGAGGAAGGGGGAGAAGCGGTAGGGGAGGAGGTCGGTATTTTAGTACTGGGCGTGGAGGCTCTTCTTCTAGTTAG
- the LOC120011228 gene encoding putative calcium-binding protein CML23, with amino-acid sequence MVMSKERQYERVFKHFDCNGDGKISPPELRQCVEAIGGELTLAEAETAVELLDVDGDGLLGLEDFVRFVEGGGEEEKENDLREAFKMYAMDGSGCITPKSLKRMLSRLGLPKSVDECKAMIVKFDLDGDGVLNFDEFKVMMF; translated from the coding sequence ATGGTTATGAGCAAAGAAAGGCAATACGAGAGAGTTTTCAAGCACTTTGATTGCAACGGGGACGGGAAGATATCGCCGCCGGAGTTGAGACAGTGCGTGGAGGCGATAGGCGGGGAGCTAACGTTGGCGGAGGCGGAGACGGCGGTGGAGTTGTTGGATGTGGATGGAGATGGGTTATTGGGGTTGGAGGATTTTGTGAGGTTTGTTGAGGGAGgtggagaggaagagaaggagaatGACTTGAGAGAGGCTTTTAAGATGTATGCGATGGATGGGAGTGGGTGTATTACACCCAAGAGCTTGAAGAGGATGCTTAGTAGACTAGGGCTTCCAAAGAGTGTGGATGAATGTAAAGCTATGATTGTTAAGTTTGATCTTGATGGGGATGGGGTACTCAATTTCGATGAGTTTAAGGTTATGATGTTTTGA
- the LOC120010530 gene encoding uncharacterized protein LOC120010530 produces the protein MGEKVKWPLKNTDGREKDTTKWCGFHQVHGHKTTECKALLYEVNDLVNRGHLHDLLTERGKALLVKRKEKAAEDGIPEPTETIAVIIGGSEISGISHSAAKRSARAAINLDARKGRPTKTPSDQVIMFTDSEATDLLDPHHDALVISIQVANCIIKRVLIDNGSSANVLMLSTLKKMNIDENHVVRRSTILIGFGGEQKFTEGEIALPVYVGGVNCQTKFLVLDCHSPFNIILGRPWIHEMKAVPSTYHQVVKFPTAAGIKEIYDEQLASRECYQNGLKKKKEQL, from the coding sequence ATGGGGGAGAAAGTGAAGTGGCCCTTGAAGAACACCGATGGAAGAGAAAAAGACACCACCAAATGGTGCGGCTTTCATCAAGTCCATGGGCACAAAACCACCGAATGCAAGGCCTTACTTTACGAAGTAAATGACTTGGTCAATCGCGGCCATTTGCACGACTTGCTGACCGAAAGAGGAAAGGCTCTTTTagtaaaaagaaaggaaaaggccGCAGAAGATGGTATACCTGAGCCCACCGAAACTATTGCAGTCATCATTGGGGGTTCGGAGATTAGTGGAATTTCTCACTCGGCTGCCAAAAGAAGTGCAAGAGCCGCCATCAATCTAGATGCAAGGAAGGGGCGGCCGACGAAGACTCCTTCCGATCAGGTGATCATGTTTACCGATAGTGAAGCCACCGATCTGTTAGATCCACACCACGATGCCCTTGTCATCTCCATCCAGGTAGCAAATTGTATAATCAAGCGGGTGTTGATCGACAACGGCAGTTCGGCGAACGTCTTGATGTTGAGCACCCTAAAAAAGATGAACATTGATGAAAATCATGTTGTACGACGATCGACGATCCTAATCGGGTTTGGCGGAGAACAAAAATTCACCGAAGGCGAAATAGCATTGCCCGTATATGTCGGAGGGGTCAATTGCCAAACAAAGTTTCTCGTCCTTGACTGTCACTCACCATTTAACATAATCCTTGGGCGTCCGTGGATTCATGAGATGAAAGCAGTCCcgtcaacttatcatcaagttGTCAAATTCCCAACGGCCGCTGGTATCAAAGAAATCTACGATGAACAATTGGCCTCTAGAGAATGTTACCAAAATGGcctcaaaaagaagaaagagcagttatag